In Streptomyces erythrochromogenes, the DNA window GATCAGGCCCGGGCGGTGCTCGTGGAACTCCTCCTTGGGTAGGAGATCGGCCTCGGAGACCACGCCGACGACGCGGCCTTCGCCCTCGATGACGGGTAGGGCGGTCACCTTCCACCGTTCCATCGCGGTCGCGATGTCCTTGAAGCCGGTCGAGGGGGTGACGGCGATGACCTTGGTGGTCATGACGTCGGCGACGGTGTACGGGGTGGAAGTCATGGCGGGGTCCTCAGCGTGCGTAGGCGAGCGGGGTGCCGCTGCCGTGAGGGGGGAACAGGTCGAGGAGCCGGGTGCGGGCGGGGTCGAGCCGGTCGGCGATGACCGCGCCCACGGCGACGGCGACGGCGACGGAGCGACCGACGGCCGAGTCCTCGTTGCACAGCCGGCGTACGGCCGCTGCGTCGAATTCCAGGGCGCGCACCTCGCGGGTGGCGGTGGCGCCGAGGTGCCGGATGTAGGGAGGGACCGGCCCGCCGGCGTTCGTTGAAGATGCGGGTGCCGGCCGGGAGTCATCTGGTGGGAGTGGGCGAGCAGGGCTTCGCGGGCTTCCGGTGCCATCGCTTCGAGGACGGTGTGCATGGTGCTCATGGAGTGCCTCCAACCCTTCGCATCCACCCTGCTCGTTGGGCCACCACGTCCGGGAGGGCCGCGCGGTGCACACCGAGGGGACCGTCCGGCCCCGGTCAGCGGACCAGGACGGCCTCCCCGGACTTGGGTACGACGGCCGTCCATCCCAGTTCGTGGTCGATGCGGTCCCGCAGGGTCTCGGAGGCGGTCTCCTCGCCGTGGACGAGATAGGTGGTGTGCGGGGCGGGGGCGGTGCGCAGCCAGTCGATGATCTGGCCTGCGTCGGCGTGCGCGGAGAAGTGCGGTACGTCGGCGACCTCGGCGCGTACGGGGACGTACTCGCCGAACATCTTGAGCGTGCGGGCGCCGTCCACGAGGTCGCGCGAGCGGGTGCCGGCGGCGGCGAAGCCGACGATGACCACGGCGTTGCGGGGGTCGGGCAGGGTCCGGTGGAGGTGGTGCAGGACGCGGCCGCCGGTGGCCATCCCGGCGGAGGAGACGATGATCGCCGGCCCGGTGGCGTTGTTGATGTCGATCGACTCCTGGACAGTACGGGCGGCCAGGAACGGCTCCGGGTTGATCGCCGCCTCGCCTTGGGCGAGGATCTCGGGGCGCAGCTCGGGGGAGTGGGCCCGTACGGCGTCGCGGTAGACGTCGAGGGAGGCGAGGGCCATGGGGCTGTCGACGTAGACGGGTACGTGGCGGGGCAGGGTGCCGTCGCCGCGCAGGGTGGCCAGCTCGTGCAGGACGACCTCGGTGCGGTCGATCGCGAAGGCCGGGATGACCACGGTCCCGCCCCGGGACAGCGTCCGCGTGATCACCGAGGCGAATTCCCGGCGGGCGCTCTCGTGGTCGTGGCGGCGGTTGCCGTAGGTCGACTCCATCAGGAGGACGTCGGCGCCGGAGAACGGCTCGGGCGGCAGGAGAAGCGGGTGGCCGGGGCGGCCGAGGTCGCCGCTCACGGCGAGGGTGTGGCCGTCCTCCAGGGTCAGGTGGGCCGACGCGGAGCCGAGGATGTGCCCACCGTGGTGCAGCATCAGCTTCGTGCCGGCCATGATCTCGATCTCGCTGCCCACCGGTACCGGGTCGAAGAACTTGATCGTCCGGTCGACGTCGTCATCGTCGTAGAGCGGCTTGGCGGGGCGGTGCTTGGACCAGCCGTGCTGGTTGGCGTGCTCGGCGGCTTCCATCTGGAGGCGGGCACTGTCGCGGAGCACGATCTCGGCGAGCCGGGCGGTGTGGGCGCTGGTGAGGATGGGGCCGCGGAAGCCGTGTCGGACCAGGCGCGGCAGGTACCCGCAGTGGTCCAGGTGGGCGTGGGTCACTACGACGGCGTGGATGTCCGAGGCGTCGCAGGGCAGCTTGGCCCAGTTGCGACGGCGCAGGTCCGCGACACCCTGGAAGAGTCCGCAGTCGACGAGGATCCGGGCGTGGTCGCTCTCGACCAGGAACTTGCTGCCGGTGACCGTCCGCACTCCGCCGAGGAACCTCAGCAGGGCCGGGCGGGCGGAAGCAGGAGACGGGGCGGGCCGGGACATGACAGCAGCCCTCCTTCCGGAACGGGTGCCGGTCTCCACCGTCGCACCGGAGCGCCCTGTCCGCTGGGGACCTACCGGCCCCGGATGGGGGCCGACCGGCCCAAGCGGGACGGAGGGGTACGGGCACAGCCTGACGGTGACCCCCTCGCGCACAGCACACAGAGAGAAGGCCGCGCCATGAAGGCTCTCGTCTTCCACGGGCCCGGGCAGACCTCCTGGCAGGACGTCCCGGACCCCTCCATCAAGGACGCCGCCGACGCGATCGTCCGGGTCGACGCCGTCACCATTTGCGGCACCGACCTGCACATCATCAAGGGCGACGTCCCCGAAGTGACTCCCGGCCGGATCCTGGGCCACGAGGCCGTCGGGACCATCGTCGAGACCGGCGGCGATGTCCGCAGCGTCCGCCCCGGGGACCGAGTCCTGATCTCCTGCATCTCCGCGTGCGGCCGCTGCCGCTTCTGCCGGGAAGGGCGCTATGGCCAGTGCCGCGGAGGCGGCGGCTGGGTCCTGGGCCACACCATCGACGGCACCCAGGCCGAGTACGTCCGCGTTCCCTTCGCCGACCTCTCCGTCCATCCCCTTCCCAGCGCTCTGGCGAGCCACGAAGCGGTCCTGCTCGCGGACATCTTCCCGACCTCGTACGAGGTGGGTGTCCTCAACGGCAATGTGCGCCCGGGCGACACGGTCGTCGTGGTCGGTGCCGGACCCATCGGGCTGGCTGCCATCGCCACGGCACAGCTCTACAGCCCGTCCCGGATCATCGCCGTCGACCTCGCGGCTTCCCGCCTGGCAGCCGCACGGGACCTCGGGGCCGATGCGACCGTCAGCGCGCAGGAGGAGCCGGAGCAACTGGTGGGGGACCTCACGGACGGGCTCGGCGCGGATGTCGTCATCGAGGCCGTCGGTGTGCCCGAGTCGTTCGAGATGTGCACCCGCATAGTCCGCCCGGGCGGCCGGGTCGCCAACATCGGCGTGCACGGCAAGCCGGCCGTCCTCCACCTCGAGGACCTGTGGATCAAGGACGTCACCATCACCACCGGTCTCGTCGACACCCACTCGACTCCCATGCTGCTGCGCATGATGGCCGCCGGCCGCCTGCCCGGCGCCGCGATGGTCACGCACCGGTTCGAGCTGGACCAGATGGAAGAGGCGTACGACGTCTTCTCGCGCGCCGGTGAAACCGGCGCCCTCAAGGTCGTGCTCGGCGGACCGCAGCACGACACGCTCGCCGTACCGCCCCAGGAGCAGTGAGTGCCGTGAAGAGCACACCGAGCACCCACCCGCAGCAGTCCGGCGGGATGGCCGGACGCACCGACCTGGGCCGCCGTCTGGCGGCCCGCCGCGAAGCCCTCGGTCTGAGCCGCGACGAACTGGGCCGACGGTGCGGCGCCGACGGCACGTACATCGCCTACCTCGAAGAGCACGCCGCCAGCCCTGCCATCGGCACCCTGGTCCGGGTGGCCGATGCCCTCGGCCTCACCGTCGACGACCTGACCGGTGCCAGCGCCCACCGCGTCGCCGGCCGAGCCACCGCCCGGCGCGACAGTACGATCGTAGCGCTGGAGGAGACCGAATGCCGACGGCTGCTGAACACGCACGGCGTCGGCCGCATCGCCATCTTCACCCCCGAAGGCCCGGCCGTCCTCCCCGTCAACTACCTCGTCGCAGGACCCGACATCGCCTTCCGCACCTCCGCGGAAGCCGTCACGGCCAGAGCGGCGGGTACCGAAGCCGCATTCGAGATCGACAACATCGACGACGTGACCGCCACTGGTTGGAGCGTGCTGGCCGTGGGTGAACTGGCGTCCGTCACGGACCCGCACGAGATCCACCACCTCGACACCACGGCCCGCTCACAACCATGGGCCGGTGGTCCGCGCAGCCACTGGATGAAGCTCACCCCCGCCCGGATCACCGGCCGCCGCGTGGTGCACGACTCATGAGCGACCTGCGCGCGGTCGTCTTCGACACCGACGGGGTGCTCCTCGCCACGGCGGACCGCCACGCGGCCGCATGGAAGGAGACCTTCGACGGCTGCCTGCCCGAGTGGCAGCCGTCGTACGCCGGGGTACGACCGCGTCCGTTCGACGCGGTGCGCGAGTACCGGGACCTGGTCGACGGCAGGTCCCGCCTCGACGGCGTGCGTGCCTTCCTCGGCGCCCGTCACATCGGCCTCCCGCCAGGAACGCCCGGGGATCCGCCCGGGTGCGCCACCGTTCACGCGGTCGCCGCCCGCAAGGAGGAGGTCTTCTCCGCGATGCTGCGGACCGACGGCGTCCGCACCTTCGACGACGTACGGCCCGCGCTCCAGCGACTAGGGGAGATGGAGGTGCGATGCGCAGCCGTCTCGGCTTCGCGGCACGCCCGCTCCCTCCTGGAGTCCGCGGAGCTCATCGGCTACTTCGACACCCTGGTGGACGGCCAGGCCGCGGCCGCACTTGCCCTTCCGGGCAAACCCGACCCTGCCCTCTTCCTCGAAGCTGCCGGCCGTCTCGGCGCGACCCCCGCTCAGACCGCCGTGGTAGAGGACGCAATCGCCGGCGTCGAAGCGGGACACCAAGGCCGTTTCCGGTTGGTGGTGGGACTCAACCGCGAAGCCGACCCGCACATGAGGGACGCCCTGCGCGCACACGGCGCCCACCTCGTCCTCCCCGACCTCGGCGGGCTGCCCGCCGCACTCGAAGGCGACCGCCCGTGACCACGGCCTGGTGCTGGGAGTACCCCCACTACGACCCCAAGGCCGAGCGGCTGGTCGAGTCCCTGTGCACCCTGGGCAACGGCCGCTTCGCCACGCGCGGTTCAGCGCCCGAGAACATCGCCGACGACATCCATTACCCGGGCACCTACCTCGCAGGCTGCTTCAACCGGCTCGCCTCCACCGTCGGCGGACGAACGGTCTCCAACGAGGACATGGTCCGGCTGCCGGACTGGACCGCTCTGCGGTACCGCTGCCTGCCCGCGGGTGCACCGCCCGGCGACTGGCTCACACCCGACCACCCGACCCTGCGCCGCAGCCACGTGTCGCTGGACCTCCGTGCTGGGACGCTCACCCGCCGCATGCTCTTCCACGACACCGACGGCCGCCGCCTGGGCGTCACCCACACC includes these proteins:
- a CDS encoding MBL fold metallo-hydrolase — encoded protein: MSRPAPSPASARPALLRFLGGVRTVTGSKFLVESDHARILVDCGLFQGVADLRRRNWAKLPCDASDIHAVVVTHAHLDHCGYLPRLVRHGFRGPILTSAHTARLAEIVLRDSARLQMEAAEHANQHGWSKHRPAKPLYDDDDVDRTIKFFDPVPVGSEIEIMAGTKLMLHHGGHILGSASAHLTLEDGHTLAVSGDLGRPGHPLLLPPEPFSGADVLLMESTYGNRRHDHESARREFASVITRTLSRGGTVVIPAFAIDRTEVVLHELATLRGDGTLPRHVPVYVDSPMALASLDVYRDAVRAHSPELRPEILAQGEAAINPEPFLAARTVQESIDINNATGPAIIVSSAGMATGGRVLHHLHRTLPDPRNAVVIVGFAAAGTRSRDLVDGARTLKMFGEYVPVRAEVADVPHFSAHADAGQIIDWLRTAPAPHTTYLVHGEETASETLRDRIDHELGWTAVVPKSGEAVLVR
- a CDS encoding zinc-dependent alcohol dehydrogenase family protein gives rise to the protein MKALVFHGPGQTSWQDVPDPSIKDAADAIVRVDAVTICGTDLHIIKGDVPEVTPGRILGHEAVGTIVETGGDVRSVRPGDRVLISCISACGRCRFCREGRYGQCRGGGGWVLGHTIDGTQAEYVRVPFADLSVHPLPSALASHEAVLLADIFPTSYEVGVLNGNVRPGDTVVVVGAGPIGLAAIATAQLYSPSRIIAVDLAASRLAAARDLGADATVSAQEEPEQLVGDLTDGLGADVVIEAVGVPESFEMCTRIVRPGGRVANIGVHGKPAVLHLEDLWIKDVTITTGLVDTHSTPMLLRMMAAGRLPGAAMVTHRFELDQMEEAYDVFSRAGETGALKVVLGGPQHDTLAVPPQEQ
- a CDS encoding helix-turn-helix domain-containing protein codes for the protein MKSTPSTHPQQSGGMAGRTDLGRRLAARREALGLSRDELGRRCGADGTYIAYLEEHAASPAIGTLVRVADALGLTVDDLTGASAHRVAGRATARRDSTIVALEETECRRLLNTHGVGRIAIFTPEGPAVLPVNYLVAGPDIAFRTSAEAVTARAAGTEAAFEIDNIDDVTATGWSVLAVGELASVTDPHEIHHLDTTARSQPWAGGPRSHWMKLTPARITGRRVVHDS
- a CDS encoding HAD family hydrolase; this translates as MSDLRAVVFDTDGVLLATADRHAAAWKETFDGCLPEWQPSYAGVRPRPFDAVREYRDLVDGRSRLDGVRAFLGARHIGLPPGTPGDPPGCATVHAVAARKEEVFSAMLRTDGVRTFDDVRPALQRLGEMEVRCAAVSASRHARSLLESAELIGYFDTLVDGQAAAALALPGKPDPALFLEAAGRLGATPAQTAVVEDAIAGVEAGHQGRFRLVVGLNREADPHMRDALRAHGAHLVLPDLGGLPAALEGDRP